In Palaemon carinicauda isolate YSFRI2023 unplaced genomic scaffold, ASM3689809v2 scaffold40, whole genome shotgun sequence, a single genomic region encodes these proteins:
- the LOC137636824 gene encoding uncharacterized protein: MDIKRAEEEEIERTEEEEIKRAEEEEIEITEEEEIEITEEEEIERAKEEEIQRAREEEIESQEEEIKRAKEEEIKSRGRGNKESQGKGNKESQGKGNKESKVKEIKRTKEDGYKESRGRENKVIEEEIKRAK; this comes from the coding sequence atGGATATAAAGAGAgccgaggaagaggaaatagagagaaccgaggaagaggaaataaagagagccgaggaagaggaaatagagataaccgaggaagaggaaatagagataaccgaggaagaggaaatagagagagccaaggaagaggaaatacaGAGAGCCAGGGAAGAGGAAATAGAGAGccaagaagaagaaataaagagagccaaggaagaggaaataaagagcagaggaagaggaaataaagagagccaaggaaaaggaaataaagagagccaaggaaaaggaaacaaagagagcaaggtaaaggaaataaagagaaccaAGGAAGATGGATATAAAGAGAGccgaggaagagaaaataaagtcATCGAAGAGGAAATAAAACGAGCCAagtaa